In Pseudoxanthomonas sp., one genomic interval encodes:
- the prpE gene encoding propionate--CoA ligase produces MREHRMAYEDVYRRSIEQPEAFWGEEARAIHWHVPPQQVLDYSNPPFRRWFVGGQTNLCYNAVDRHLAERGDQLALVAVSTETDVTRELTYRELHREVNAFAAVLRRLDVGRGDRVVIYMPNMAEAVFAMLACARIGAVHSVVFGGFAAHNLALRIDDAKPKLLIAADAGSRGGKVIPYKPLVDEACAEAATPPPKVLIVSRGLDPAEPKVAGRDEDYATLRAAVGEADVPVEWLESNEPSYLLYTSGTTGKPKGVQRDVGGYAVAMALSMRTVFDVGPGQVMFSTSDVGWAVGHSYNVYGPLIVGATSVLYEGLPINPDAGIWWALCEQYGVRTMFSSPTAVRVLKKHDIDFIKRHDLSELKYLFLAGEPLDEPTAHWITDAIGKPVIDNYWQTETGWPALTLLPGLDMKPVRFGSPGFPNLGYRMKVIDESTGEEVGPGQKGVLVMQPPLPPGCMTTIWNDDARFLSSYFSHFKELLYSSLDWAIRDEDGYTFILGRTDDVINVAGHRLGTREIEESVSGFSAVAEAAVIGVADELKGQVPVVFATLRQATDEPQARMQAADGMRRTVEQSLGAVARPARVYIVNALPKTRSGKLLRRSLQALAQGADPGDLSTLDDPNALEEVKRALQRGPDVGS; encoded by the coding sequence ATCCGGGAGCATCGCATGGCATACGAAGACGTCTACCGGCGCTCGATCGAGCAGCCAGAGGCCTTCTGGGGCGAGGAGGCGAGGGCGATCCACTGGCATGTGCCGCCGCAGCAGGTGCTGGACTATTCCAACCCGCCGTTCCGCCGCTGGTTCGTCGGCGGGCAGACCAATCTCTGCTACAACGCGGTGGATCGCCATCTCGCCGAGCGCGGGGACCAGTTGGCGCTGGTGGCGGTGTCGACCGAAACCGACGTCACCCGCGAACTGACCTACCGCGAGCTGCATCGCGAGGTCAACGCGTTCGCGGCCGTGCTCAGGCGACTCGATGTCGGTCGCGGCGACCGCGTCGTCATTTACATGCCCAACATGGCCGAGGCTGTGTTCGCGATGCTGGCGTGCGCTCGCATCGGTGCGGTGCATTCGGTGGTGTTCGGCGGCTTCGCCGCGCACAACCTGGCGCTGCGCATCGATGATGCGAAGCCGAAACTGCTGATCGCCGCCGATGCCGGCAGCCGTGGCGGCAAGGTCATTCCATACAAGCCGCTGGTCGACGAGGCCTGCGCGGAAGCGGCCACACCACCGCCGAAGGTGCTGATCGTCTCGCGCGGCCTGGATCCGGCCGAGCCGAAGGTGGCGGGCCGCGACGAGGACTACGCCACGCTGCGCGCCGCCGTCGGTGAGGCCGACGTGCCGGTGGAGTGGCTGGAATCGAACGAGCCCAGCTACCTGCTCTACACCTCCGGCACCACCGGCAAGCCGAAAGGCGTGCAGCGCGATGTCGGCGGCTATGCGGTGGCGATGGCGCTGTCGATGCGCACCGTGTTCGACGTGGGGCCGGGACAGGTGATGTTCTCCACTTCCGATGTCGGCTGGGCAGTGGGGCATTCCTACAACGTGTACGGCCCGCTGATCGTCGGCGCCACCTCGGTGCTCTACGAAGGTCTGCCGATCAACCCGGACGCCGGCATCTGGTGGGCGCTCTGCGAACAGTACGGCGTGCGCACGATGTTCTCCTCGCCGACGGCGGTGCGTGTGCTGAAGAAGCACGACATCGACTTCATCAAGCGCCACGACCTGTCCGAGCTGAAATACCTGTTCCTCGCCGGCGAGCCGCTGGACGAACCGACGGCGCACTGGATCACCGATGCGATCGGCAAACCGGTGATCGACAACTACTGGCAGACCGAGACCGGCTGGCCGGCGCTGACGCTGCTGCCCGGCCTGGACATGAAGCCGGTCCGCTTCGGCTCGCCCGGCTTTCCGAACCTCGGTTACCGGATGAAGGTGATCGACGAGAGCACCGGCGAGGAGGTCGGACCCGGCCAGAAGGGCGTGCTGGTGATGCAGCCACCGCTGCCACCGGGTTGCATGACGACGATCTGGAACGACGACGCGCGCTTCCTCTCCAGCTACTTCAGCCATTTCAAGGAACTGCTGTACAGCTCGCTGGACTGGGCGATCCGCGACGAGGACGGCTACACCTTCATCCTCGGCCGGACCGACGACGTCATCAACGTGGCGGGCCATCGTCTGGGTACGCGCGAGATCGAGGAATCCGTGTCCGGTTTCTCCGCGGTCGCGGAGGCGGCCGTCATCGGCGTCGCCGACGAGCTGAAAGGGCAGGTGCCCGTGGTGTTCGCCACGTTGCGCCAGGCGACCGACGAGCCGCAGGCGCGCATGCAGGCGGCCGACGGCATGCGGCGCACGGTGGAGCAGAGCCTCGGCGCCGTGGCGCGGCCGGCGCGCGTCTACATCGTCAATGCGCTGCCGAAAACCCGCTCGGGCAAGCTGCTGCGGCGTTCGCTGCAGGCGCTGGCGCAGGGCGCGGATCCGGGGGATCTCTCCACGCTGGACGACCCCAACGCGCTGGAGGAAGTGAAGCGCGCGCTGCAGCGCGGCCCCGACGTCGGCAGCTGA
- a CDS encoding peptidylprolyl isomerase encodes MSQLTATFDTSRGPITIELYPDKAPLTVANFVNLAKRGFYDGLNFHRVIPDFMIQGGCPEGSGRGGPGYRFEDETTNGVRHERGVLSMANAGPSTNGSQFFITHVPTPWLDGKHTVFGKVTEGLDVVDAVKQGDLITKVTISGDADAVLAAKADRVAEWNRVLSA; translated from the coding sequence ATGAGCCAGCTGACCGCCACGTTCGACACCTCGCGCGGCCCGATCACGATCGAGCTGTACCCCGACAAGGCCCCGCTGACCGTGGCCAACTTCGTCAACCTGGCCAAGCGTGGCTTCTACGACGGCCTGAACTTCCACCGCGTGATCCCGGACTTCATGATCCAGGGCGGCTGCCCGGAAGGCTCCGGCCGCGGTGGCCCGGGCTACCGCTTCGAGGACGAGACCACCAACGGCGTGCGCCATGAGCGCGGCGTGCTGTCGATGGCCAACGCCGGCCCCAGCACCAACGGCAGCCAGTTCTTCATCACCCACGTGCCCACCCCGTGGCTGGACGGCAAGCACACCGTGTTCGGCAAGGTCACCGAAGGCCTGGACGTGGTCGACGCGGTGAAGCAGGGCGACCTGATCACCAAGGTGACCATCAGCGGTGACGCCGATGCCGTGCTGGCGGCCAAGGCCGACCGTGTGGCGGAGTGGAATCGCGTCCTGTCGGCGTGA
- a CDS encoding citrate synthase family protein → MAASTDLLTARETCHMLGISQATLYAYVSRGLLESRPGKDHRSRLYLRQDVERLAQRKQVGRGAARGAAQSLDRGLPVLETRISLIRPDGPYYRGRSAIAMVREGATLEDVARQLWDSGRDDPFATPALPQWPAVVAPLAGNASLPPLERAMAAIPLLALDVLHSFSSAPRVRHEIAAGLLRHNAALLVAQAPTDAPVHRVLAEAWHPGDDSFADLVRAALVVCADHELNVSAFAARVVASTGAHLHATVCTGLAALSGPRHGGATARAYALIADALQARSPRAFIAQRWQRGDDLPGFGHALYPQGDPRGAELLARARDRHAGTREMAALETLIVATEEISGLRPNIDFMLAAICHLNRLPATPALVMFAAGRLAGWLAHALEQQAQGRLIRPRARYTGITPPAASA, encoded by the coding sequence ATGGCCGCCTCCACCGATCTGCTGACCGCCCGCGAGACCTGCCACATGCTCGGCATCAGCCAGGCCACGCTGTACGCGTACGTGAGCCGGGGGCTGCTGGAATCGCGGCCCGGCAAGGACCATCGCAGCCGGCTGTATCTGCGGCAGGACGTCGAGCGGCTGGCGCAGCGCAAGCAGGTGGGCCGTGGCGCTGCACGCGGCGCGGCGCAGAGCCTGGACCGTGGCCTGCCGGTGCTGGAGACGCGGATCTCGCTGATCCGTCCCGACGGCCCCTACTACCGTGGCCGCTCCGCGATCGCGATGGTGCGCGAGGGCGCGACGCTGGAAGACGTGGCGCGCCAACTGTGGGACAGCGGTCGCGATGATCCCTTCGCGACACCGGCCTTGCCGCAATGGCCTGCGGTGGTCGCGCCGCTCGCCGGCAATGCATCGCTGCCGCCGCTGGAACGCGCGATGGCCGCCATCCCGCTGCTGGCGCTGGACGTATTGCACTCCTTCAGCTCGGCGCCCCGCGTGCGCCACGAGATCGCCGCCGGCCTGCTGCGCCACAACGCGGCGCTGCTGGTGGCACAAGCGCCCACCGATGCGCCTGTGCATCGCGTGCTCGCCGAAGCGTGGCACCCCGGCGACGACAGCTTCGCCGACCTGGTACGCGCGGCCCTGGTCGTGTGCGCGGACCACGAACTCAACGTGTCCGCCTTCGCCGCGCGCGTGGTGGCGTCCACCGGCGCGCATCTGCACGCGACGGTCTGCACCGGCCTGGCAGCGCTCTCGGGTCCGCGTCATGGCGGCGCCACCGCGCGCGCCTATGCCCTCATCGCCGATGCGCTGCAGGCCCGATCGCCCCGCGCCTTCATCGCGCAGCGCTGGCAGCGCGGCGACGACCTGCCCGGCTTCGGCCACGCGCTGTATCCGCAGGGCGATCCGCGTGGCGCGGAACTGCTGGCGCGCGCACGCGACCGCCACGCGGGCACGCGCGAGATGGCCGCACTGGAAACGCTGATCGTCGCCACCGAAGAGATCAGCGGCCTGCGGCCAAACATCGACTTCATGCTCGCCGCGATCTGCCATCTCAACCGCCTGCCCGCGACGCCGGCGCTGGTGATGTTCGCTGCCGGCCGTCTGGCCGGCTGGCTGGCACACGCGCTGGAACAGCAGGCACAGGGACGGCTGATCCGGCCCCGCGCGCGCTATACCGGCATCACGCCGCCGGCTGCATCGGCATGA
- a CDS encoding DUF2127 domain-containing protein, with the protein METSAYDPDPGAHPGLHAIALFEGAKGVLALAFAGGLLALGPDRLRETVQAIVTRFIPDAGPGVISQWMARINPESVHVAVLIIAVYAGMRLLEAWGLWRARAWASWLGCLGSAAYLPLDLYALYHHPGWHTWALLIVNLVIVWVLWRDIRRRRTI; encoded by the coding sequence TTGGAGACATCCGCGTACGACCCGGATCCCGGGGCGCACCCGGGCCTGCATGCCATCGCCCTGTTCGAGGGCGCCAAGGGCGTGCTGGCCCTGGCCTTCGCCGGCGGCCTGCTGGCGTTGGGCCCCGACCGCCTGCGCGAAACCGTGCAGGCGATCGTCACCCGCTTCATTCCCGACGCCGGCCCCGGCGTGATCAGCCAGTGGATGGCGCGCATCAATCCCGAATCGGTCCATGTGGCGGTGCTGATCATCGCCGTCTACGCCGGCATGCGCCTGCTCGAAGCCTGGGGCCTGTGGCGCGCCCGCGCCTGGGCCTCGTGGCTGGGCTGCCTCGGTTCGGCCGCCTACCTGCCGCTGGACCTCTATGCGCTGTACCACCATCCCGGCTGGCATACCTGGGCGCTGCTGATCGTCAACCTGGTGATCGTGTGGGTGTTGTGGCGGGACATCCGGCGTCGCCGCACGATTTGA
- a CDS encoding malate dehydrogenase has translation MKTPVRVAVTGAAGQIGYALLFRIASGEMLGKDQPVILQLLELPLEKAQAALQGVIMELEDCAFPLLAGVVGTDDPEVAFKDADVALLVGARPRGPGMERKDLLLENAKIFTAQGAALNKVASRNVKVLVVGNPANTNAYIAMKSAPDLPAKNFTAMLRLDHNRALSQLASKAGVAVGDIEKLVVWGNHSPTMYPDYRFATVNGQSLKDKINDADWNANEFIPKVGKRGAAIIEARGLSSAASAANAAIDHVRDWVLGSNGKWVTMGIPSDGSYGIPEGVMFGFAVTTENGEYTMVKDLPVDAFSQKAIDKTLAELEEERSGVAHLLG, from the coding sequence ATGAAAACCCCCGTCCGTGTTGCCGTCACCGGCGCTGCTGGCCAGATCGGCTACGCGCTGCTGTTCCGCATCGCCTCCGGCGAAATGCTGGGCAAGGACCAGCCGGTCATCCTGCAGCTGCTCGAGCTGCCGCTGGAAAAGGCCCAGGCCGCGCTGCAGGGCGTGATCATGGAGCTGGAAGACTGCGCGTTCCCGCTGCTGGCCGGCGTGGTCGGCACCGACGATCCGGAAGTCGCGTTCAAGGACGCCGACGTCGCCCTGCTGGTCGGCGCGCGTCCGCGCGGCCCGGGCATGGAGCGCAAGGACCTGCTGCTGGAGAACGCCAAGATCTTCACCGCCCAGGGTGCCGCGCTGAACAAGGTCGCCAGCCGCAACGTCAAGGTGCTGGTGGTCGGCAACCCGGCCAACACCAACGCCTACATCGCGATGAAGTCGGCCCCGGACCTGCCGGCGAAGAACTTCACCGCCATGCTGCGCCTGGACCACAACCGTGCGCTGTCGCAGTTGGCCAGCAAGGCCGGCGTGGCCGTGGGCGACATCGAGAAGCTGGTCGTGTGGGGCAACCACAGCCCGACCATGTACCCGGACTACCGCTTCGCCACCGTCAACGGCCAGTCGCTGAAGGACAAGATCAACGACGCCGACTGGAACGCGAACGAGTTCATCCCGAAGGTCGGCAAGCGCGGCGCCGCGATCATCGAAGCGCGCGGCCTGTCCTCGGCCGCTTCGGCGGCCAACGCCGCCATCGACCACGTGCGCGACTGGGTGCTGGGAAGCAATGGCAAGTGGGTGACGATGGGCATCCCGTCTGACGGCAGCTACGGCATCCCGGAAGGCGTGATGTTCGGCTTCGCCGTCACTACCGAGAACGGCGAGTACACGATGGTGAAGGACCTGCCGGTCGACGCCTTCAGCCAGAAGGCCATCGACAAGACGCTGGCCGAGCTGGAAGAAGAGCGCAGCGGCGTGGCGCACCTGCTGGGTTGA
- a CDS encoding pyridoxal phosphate-dependent aminotransferase, with protein sequence MPLLARRIGRAKPSAIMAVAEKARQLKAEGRDIISFSIGVPNFLPGDHVYQAARDALAKDSGQYGSNRGTDALLDAFLQHIELLGLTGYTRANVSTGIGAKHILYNLAESLLDEGDTIVYPSPYWTTYADIADIVNAKAVPLPCPASQDYKLTPPQLDEALATHRPKVFLFNNPSNPTGMVYTRDEVAALADVLVKYPDTWIITDDIYNRMLFDGLAYTNFVQARPELRDRTVFVDSLSKTYGMPGWRVGFMAGPEVVAKALTTMNSNHITNVPEVVTAAAIAALTGPQDVPAAKNAEFQAKRDQVLAAMEAIPGVICPRPQGAFYVFPDISCAFGKSHNGAKIGNDVDFCNALLDAKGVACVPGSAFGEPRALRISYTCPTPQLAPGLQRFQEFFAELT encoded by the coding sequence ATGCCCCTGCTTGCCCGGCGCATCGGTCGCGCCAAGCCCAGTGCCATCATGGCGGTGGCCGAAAAGGCCAGGCAGCTGAAGGCCGAAGGCCGCGACATCATCAGCTTTTCGATCGGCGTCCCCAATTTCCTTCCTGGCGACCATGTCTACCAGGCCGCGCGCGACGCGTTGGCGAAGGACTCCGGCCAGTACGGCAGCAACCGCGGCACCGATGCGCTGCTGGACGCGTTCCTGCAGCACATCGAGTTGCTGGGCCTGACCGGCTACACGCGCGCCAACGTGTCCACCGGCATCGGCGCCAAGCACATCCTCTACAACCTGGCCGAGTCGCTGCTGGACGAGGGCGACACTATCGTCTATCCGTCGCCGTACTGGACCACGTACGCCGACATCGCCGACATCGTCAACGCCAAGGCCGTGCCGCTGCCGTGCCCGGCCAGCCAGGACTACAAGCTGACGCCGCCGCAGCTGGACGAGGCGCTGGCGACGCACAGGCCCAAGGTGTTCCTGTTCAACAATCCGTCCAACCCGACGGGCATGGTCTACACGCGCGACGAAGTCGCCGCGCTGGCCGACGTCCTGGTGAAGTATCCGGACACCTGGATCATCACCGACGACATCTACAACCGCATGCTGTTCGACGGGCTGGCGTACACCAACTTCGTGCAGGCGCGTCCGGAACTGCGCGATCGCACGGTGTTCGTCGATTCGCTGTCCAAGACTTACGGCATGCCGGGCTGGCGCGTGGGCTTCATGGCCGGTCCCGAGGTGGTCGCGAAAGCGCTGACCACGATGAACTCCAACCACATCACCAACGTGCCGGAAGTCGTCACTGCTGCGGCCATCGCCGCGCTGACCGGTCCGCAGGACGTGCCGGCCGCGAAAAACGCCGAGTTCCAGGCCAAGCGCGACCAGGTGCTGGCGGCCATGGAAGCGATTCCCGGCGTGATCTGCCCGCGTCCGCAGGGCGCGTTCTACGTGTTCCCGGACATCAGCTGCGCGTTCGGCAAATCGCACAACGGCGCGAAGATCGGCAACGATGTCGATTTCTGCAACGCGCTGCTCGACGCCAAGGGCGTGGCCTGCGTGCCGGGCTCGGCGTTCGGCGAGCCGCGCGCGCTGCGCATCAGCTACACCTGCCCGACGCCGCAGCTGGCGCCGGGGCTGCAACGTTTCCAGGAATTCTTTGCCGAACTGACGTAA
- the typA gene encoding translational GTPase TypA yields MSIENLRNIAIVAHVDHGKTTLVDQLLKQSGTLSERTVLAERVMDSNDQEKERGITILAKNTAITWNGNRINIVDTPGHADFGGEVERVLSMVDTVLILVDAMDGPMPQTRFVTQKAFAMGFKPIVVINKVDRPGSRPEWVVEQVWDLFDRLGATPEQMDFPIVYASALNGYAGLEDTVRGGDMTPLYEAIMKHAPKPEVDPDGAFQMRISQLDYNNFVGVIGIGRIQRGTLKKNMPVAVIDREGKKRQGKVLQVLGFLGLERIEQDSAEAGDIVAISGIQDLTISDTVCALDTPEALPALTVDEPTISMTFQVNNSPFAGHKDLSGGKFLTSRQLKERLERETVHNVALKVEQLEDADKFLVSGRGELHLSVLIENMRREGYELAVSRPEVIIKEIDGQLMEPIEQLVVDVEETHQGGVMEKLGIRKGQLKNMEPDGKGRVRLDYMIPARGLIGFQNEFKTLTQGSGLLFHVFDHYGPKEQGAIAKRLNGVMIANAPGATPAYSLGPLQERGKLFAAEGDNVYEGQLIGIHSKDNDLTVNAIKTKPLTNMRASGKDDAIQLTPAIKFSLEQALDFIDDDELVEITPKEIRLRKKLLTESDRKRASRAA; encoded by the coding sequence ATGTCCATCGAAAACCTCCGCAATATCGCGATCGTCGCGCACGTCGACCACGGCAAGACCACCCTCGTCGACCAGCTGCTGAAGCAGTCCGGCACCCTCTCCGAGCGCACCGTGCTGGCCGAGCGCGTGATGGACAGCAACGACCAGGAAAAGGAACGTGGCATCACGATCCTGGCCAAGAACACCGCCATCACCTGGAACGGCAACCGCATCAACATCGTCGACACCCCCGGCCACGCCGACTTCGGTGGCGAGGTCGAGCGCGTGCTGTCGATGGTCGACACCGTGCTGATCCTGGTCGACGCGATGGACGGCCCGATGCCGCAGACGCGCTTCGTCACCCAGAAGGCCTTCGCGATGGGCTTCAAGCCGATCGTGGTGATCAACAAGGTCGACCGCCCCGGCTCGCGTCCGGAGTGGGTCGTGGAGCAGGTGTGGGACCTGTTCGACCGCCTGGGCGCCACGCCCGAGCAGATGGATTTCCCGATCGTCTACGCCTCGGCGCTGAACGGCTACGCCGGCCTGGAAGACACCGTCCGCGGCGGCGACATGACCCCGCTGTACGAAGCGATCATGAAGCACGCGCCGAAGCCGGAAGTCGATCCGGACGGCGCCTTCCAGATGCGCATCAGCCAGCTGGACTACAACAACTTCGTCGGCGTCATCGGCATCGGCCGCATCCAGCGCGGCACGCTGAAGAAGAACATGCCCGTCGCCGTCATCGACCGCGAAGGCAAGAAGCGCCAGGGCAAGGTGCTGCAGGTGCTGGGCTTCCTGGGCCTGGAGCGCATCGAGCAGGACAGCGCCGAGGCCGGCGACATCGTCGCCATCTCGGGCATCCAGGACCTGACCATCTCCGACACCGTCTGCGCGCTGGACACGCCCGAAGCGCTGCCGGCGCTGACCGTCGACGAGCCGACCATCTCGATGACCTTCCAGGTCAACAACTCGCCGTTCGCCGGCCACAAGGACCTGTCGGGCGGCAAGTTCCTGACCAGCCGCCAGCTGAAGGAGCGCCTGGAGCGCGAGACCGTGCACAACGTGGCGCTGAAGGTCGAGCAGCTGGAAGACGCCGACAAGTTCCTGGTCTCCGGCCGCGGCGAACTGCACCTGTCGGTGCTGATCGAGAACATGCGCCGCGAGGGCTACGAGCTGGCCGTGTCGCGCCCGGAAGTGATCATCAAGGAGATCGACGGCCAGCTGATGGAGCCGATCGAGCAGCTCGTCGTGGACGTGGAAGAGACCCACCAGGGCGGCGTGATGGAGAAGCTGGGCATCCGCAAGGGCCAGCTGAAGAACATGGAGCCCGACGGCAAGGGCCGCGTGCGCCTGGATTACATGATCCCGGCGCGTGGCCTGATCGGTTTCCAGAACGAATTCAAGACGCTGACGCAGGGCTCGGGCCTGCTGTTCCACGTGTTCGACCACTACGGTCCGAAGGAACAGGGCGCCATCGCCAAGCGCCTGAACGGCGTGATGATCGCCAATGCGCCGGGCGCCACGCCGGCCTACTCGCTGGGCCCGCTGCAGGAGCGCGGCAAGCTGTTCGCCGCCGAAGGCGACAACGTGTACGAAGGCCAGCTGATCGGCATCCACTCCAAGGACAACGACCTGACCGTCAACGCGATCAAGACCAAGCCGCTGACCAACATGCGCGCGTCGGGCAAGGACGACGCGATCCAGCTGACGCCGGCCATCAAGTTCTCGCTGGAGCAGGCGCTGGACTTCATCGACGACGACGAACTGGTCGAGATCACGCCGAAGGAAATCCGCCTGCGCAAGAAGCTGCTGACCGAGAGCGACCGCAAGCGCGCTTCGCGCGCGGCCTGA
- a CDS encoding M14 family zinc carboxypeptidase, with protein sequence MRPVLALCLLLTMMTPTTIARNADMPDADATVPASAPIPPPPAWLADLDTLYDTQLRVAGLEDRTFDAEHWWSVATPLLERRHGFRVEEIGRSVEDRPLRHVRWGNGKTSVLLWSQMHGDESTASMALADLFRFLGGHPDHPLVKQLRANTTLHVFPIVNPDGAARFQRRNAQGIDLNRDARMLATPEARTLKALFDRVKPVYGFNLHDQRVGYRAGDSDRGTAIALLSPPYNHAADINDVRTRAIEVAGVIRTALEPYLAGHIARWDETFDPRAFGDLTTQWGASTVLIEAGGIEGDVQKQRLRKLYFLGLMAALDSIATGSHTGVSPALYRELPENGDVWPDLLVRGGTVSVPGRPPMKADLLVNFRNPLAETDGAIADIGDLGTKKARRGIDARGLFIVPIAGHDGERTVIEANDDGDNDAPVSPLPLTPGASARFVLSRDPQGRDVVWTLDGSVDPAMPSPPAR encoded by the coding sequence ATGCGCCCTGTCCTTGCCCTGTGCCTGCTGTTGACGATGATGACCCCCACCACCATCGCCCGGAACGCCGACATGCCAGACGCCGACGCGACGGTGCCGGCGTCGGCACCGATCCCACCGCCTCCCGCCTGGCTTGCCGACCTCGACACGCTCTACGACACGCAACTGCGCGTCGCGGGACTGGAGGACCGCACGTTCGACGCGGAGCACTGGTGGTCTGTCGCCACGCCGCTGCTGGAGCGGCGCCACGGATTCCGCGTCGAGGAGATCGGCCGCAGCGTGGAAGACCGTCCGCTGCGCCACGTGCGCTGGGGCAACGGCAAGACCTCCGTGCTGCTGTGGTCGCAGATGCACGGCGACGAAAGCACCGCCTCGATGGCACTGGCCGACCTGTTCCGCTTCCTCGGCGGACACCCGGATCATCCGCTGGTGAAGCAGCTGCGGGCGAACACCACGCTGCACGTCTTCCCCATCGTCAATCCCGACGGCGCCGCGCGCTTCCAGCGCCGCAACGCACAGGGCATCGACCTCAACCGCGATGCGCGCATGCTGGCCACGCCGGAAGCGCGCACGCTGAAGGCGCTGTTCGACCGCGTGAAGCCGGTGTACGGCTTCAACCTGCACGACCAGCGCGTAGGCTACCGCGCCGGCGACTCCGACCGCGGCACCGCCATCGCCCTGCTGTCGCCGCCGTACAACCATGCCGCCGACATCAACGACGTGCGCACGCGCGCCATCGAAGTCGCGGGCGTGATCCGTACCGCGCTGGAACCGTATCTCGCCGGCCACATCGCGCGCTGGGACGAAACCTTCGACCCGCGCGCCTTCGGCGACCTGACCACGCAGTGGGGCGCCAGCACCGTGCTGATCGAGGCCGGCGGGATCGAGGGCGACGTGCAGAAGCAGCGCCTGCGCAAACTCTATTTCCTAGGCCTGATGGCGGCGCTGGACAGCATCGCCACCGGCAGCCATACGGGCGTGTCGCCGGCGCTGTACCGCGAGTTGCCGGAAAACGGCGACGTGTGGCCGGACCTGCTGGTGCGTGGCGGCACGGTGTCCGTGCCGGGCCGGCCGCCGATGAAGGCCGACCTGCTGGTCAACTTCCGCAATCCACTGGCGGAGACCGACGGCGCCATCGCCGACATCGGCGACCTCGGCACGAAGAAGGCACGACGCGGCATCGATGCGCGCGGACTGTTCATCGTGCCCATCGCCGGCCATGACGGCGAACGCACGGTCATCGAGGCGAACGACGACGGCGACAACGACGCACCTGTCTCGCCATTGCCGCTCACGCCGGGCGCGAGCGCGCGCTTCGTGCTGAGCCGCGACCCGCAGGGCCGCGACGTGGTGTGGACGCTGGACGGCAGCGTCGACCCGGCGATGCCGTCGCCGCCGGCGCGCTGA